One window of Vicinamibacterales bacterium genomic DNA carries:
- a CDS encoding PP2C family serine/threonine-protein phosphatase, with product MWRHISASVVGSSHASSNTPCQDHTQVTELADGSILLTCSDGAGSAAFSELGSAIACLTLADELSLYTRDGGRLERIDRSTVSMWVTRIREKLEVQARALGVDLRELACTIVAAIVSSDGATFFQIGDGAIVTVSEDGPCEVVFWPDQGEYVNTTFFITTPDATERLQFERRSISVRDIAVFTDGLQSVALRYDEKKPHEPFFAPMFARLRADEDWQALADPLRGFLLSEALAKRTDDDKSLILASKI from the coding sequence ATGTGGCGCCACATCTCTGCCTCGGTCGTCGGAAGTTCGCACGCGAGTAGCAATACTCCTTGTCAGGATCATACGCAGGTTACTGAGCTTGCTGATGGGAGTATTCTGCTGACATGCTCCGACGGAGCTGGCAGTGCGGCATTCTCGGAGCTCGGATCCGCTATCGCGTGCTTAACTCTTGCGGATGAACTGTCCCTGTACACCCGCGACGGCGGCCGCCTTGAGCGCATCGACCGGTCCACGGTATCAATGTGGGTTACTCGAATAAGGGAAAAACTGGAAGTCCAGGCGAGGGCGCTCGGCGTGGATCTGCGGGAGTTGGCCTGCACGATTGTTGCCGCCATTGTGAGCAGTGACGGGGCCACATTCTTTCAGATCGGCGATGGAGCGATCGTCACCGTATCCGAGGATGGTCCTTGCGAAGTTGTATTTTGGCCCGACCAAGGCGAGTACGTTAACACCACTTTCTTCATTACAACGCCAGATGCGACGGAGCGGCTGCAGTTCGAGCGACGCTCGATATCTGTCCGCGATATCGCGGTGTTTACCGATGGGCTTCAATCGGTTGCACTCAGATACGACGAGAAGAAACCGCACGAGCCTTTCTTTGCCCCAATGTTTGCTCGGTTGAGGGCCGATGAAGATTGGCAGGCGCTTGCCGATCCTCTCCGAGGGTTTTTGCTGTCAGAAGCGCTCGCCAAGAGAACTGACGACGACAAGTCACTGATCTTGGCCTCCAAGATCTGA
- a CDS encoding VWA domain-containing protein translates to MTDQIPFGTDDFAENPEPRCPSVLILDVSGSMGGARIAELNAGLQVYRDELAADSLAAKRVEVAVLTFGGAVELANDFCTASSFVAPTLTARGDTPMGAAINQALDLLAARKQLYKTNGIAFYRPWIFLITDGGPTDEWQTAAQRVREGESKKSFSFFAVGVQEARMDVLTQIASREPLRLDGLRFRDLFQWLSNSQQSVSKSTPGDEVPLTNPAAPGGWAAV, encoded by the coding sequence ATGACGGATCAGATTCCATTCGGTACGGATGACTTTGCAGAGAACCCGGAACCCCGATGCCCGTCCGTACTCATATTGGATGTTTCGGGCTCGATGGGTGGCGCACGCATCGCAGAGCTGAACGCCGGGCTGCAGGTATACCGGGACGAGCTTGCTGCGGATTCGCTCGCTGCTAAACGAGTCGAAGTTGCAGTTCTAACCTTCGGCGGTGCCGTAGAACTGGCTAACGACTTCTGCACGGCCAGCTCATTTGTTGCTCCTACCTTGACCGCCCGCGGTGATACGCCGATGGGGGCGGCGATTAATCAAGCTTTGGATCTGTTGGCAGCGCGGAAACAGTTGTACAAGACCAACGGAATCGCCTTCTACCGCCCGTGGATATTCCTGATCACTGATGGCGGGCCGACTGACGAATGGCAAACGGCGGCACAGCGAGTCCGCGAAGGCGAGAGCAAGAAGTCCTTTTCGTTTTTTGCTGTCGGCGTTCAGGAAGCTCGAATGGACGTGTTGACTCAAATCGCGTCGCGCGAGCCTCTTAGGCTCGACGGGCTGCGCTTTCGCGACTTGTTCCAATGGCTTTCTAATTCCCAGCAGTCCGTGTCCAAGTCAACCCCGGGCGACGAGGTTCCACTGACCAATCCCGCGGCGCCCGGCGGTTGGGCGGCAGTGTGA